The following coding sequences lie in one Nitrososphaerales archaeon genomic window:
- a CDS encoding DUF58 domain-containing protein, with the protein MKLTTRGSTTAYSLSVLTVISWIIHDSMFIATSTVLFLLFIIEAVRFYLLSRELNKLKFERNVSQRVAFVGDVIDVTLTIKNMGSKCLSRLDIEDELPNTFLITSGFNRALIKLDGNGEYELKYKAIPLENGQHIFKGILTRLYDPLMLFWTLCEFELTTTIKVYPKVEFLRTIKRQRVLLPRPHFEGYQLYKKGVGTEFYEIRKYNPGDDYRLIAWKATAHSPEYELMTKLQEKYKITELFIVICNEKSMGDGYVGKRKITKVVEAALSLVILAGENSRINLIFFNHHEKVQIESCMGKNRFVRALNILNTIQPVNVDDPLKVLDYLIMKGCSKALIFIILNPLSHIKPLLSKLKVIKGRQNFIHLFILNTLQFLPPPDDMSIKVKDIYDLLSVEERLKMDEFVSSCISEGIVARVCGPDDLLSNIINQYKSLTIQV; encoded by the coding sequence TTGAAGTTAACGACAAGAGGGAGTACAACAGCATATTCACTATCTGTATTGACCGTAATCAGCTGGATCATTCATGACTCGATGTTTATAGCCACATCTACCGTACTCTTTTTACTATTCATCATCGAAGCTGTACGCTTCTATTTACTGAGTAGAGAGTTGAACAAGCTTAAGTTCGAACGTAATGTAAGCCAAAGAGTAGCTTTTGTGGGCGATGTTATAGATGTGACTTTAACGATTAAGAATATGGGGAGTAAATGCTTAAGTCGATTAGATATCGAAGATGAATTACCTAATACATTTCTTATAACCTCTGGATTTAATCGAGCGCTCATCAAGTTGGATGGTAATGGTGAGTATGAGCTCAAGTATAAAGCAATTCCTCTCGAAAATGGTCAACACATCTTTAAAGGTATCTTAACACGCCTTTACGACCCTCTCATGCTCTTCTGGACTCTATGTGAATTCGAGCTTACCACGACGATCAAGGTTTATCCTAAAGTCGAATTCTTACGAACGATTAAAAGGCAGAGAGTGCTGTTGCCGAGACCACACTTCGAAGGCTATCAACTTTATAAGAAGGGCGTGGGGACCGAATTTTATGAGATTAGAAAGTACAACCCTGGGGATGATTACAGACTTATAGCGTGGAAAGCTACGGCACATTCGCCTGAATACGAATTGATGACAAAGCTACAAGAAAAGTACAAGATTACAGAGTTATTTATAGTGATCTGTAACGAAAAATCTATGGGTGATGGTTATGTGGGGAAGAGGAAGATCACGAAAGTTGTAGAAGCAGCACTTTCTCTTGTAATATTGGCTGGTGAGAATAGCCGGATCAATCTCATCTTCTTTAACCACCATGAAAAAGTTCAGATCGAATCGTGTATGGGTAAGAATCGCTTTGTAAGAGCATTGAATATCTTAAATACGATTCAACCCGTGAATGTAGATGATCCATTAAAGGTTTTGGACTATTTAATAATGAAGGGGTGTTCAAAAGCTTTAATCTTCATAATTCTTAATCCACTTTCTCATATAAAGCCCCTGTTATCGAAGCTCAAGGTTATTAAAGGGAGGCAGAACTTTATCCATCTCTTTATCCTTAACACTTTGCAATTCTTACCCCCTCCCGACGATATGAGCATCAAAGTCAAAGATATTTACGATCTATTAAGTGTTGAGGAAAGGCTGAAGATGGATGAATTTGTATCGAGTTGCATATCGGAGGGTATAGTGGCGAGGGTCTGTGGTCCAGACGATCTTTTGAGTAACATTATAAATCAATACAAATCGTTGACGATTCAGGTGTGA
- a CDS encoding MoxR family ATPase: MSDHKIPKIIYESMLREVTKVVVGKTDIIKMLTVALFSEGHVLLEGVPGVAKTLLAKAFAKSLGLSFRRIQFTPDMLPSDIVGTFVFNQKIQDFVFREGPIFANVILADEINRTAPKTQSALLEVMQERQVTVEGFTKKVNSPFIVIATQNPVEHEGTYPLPEAQLDRFMFRLIIDYPTHEESVKILELASLNVDLNSISSVITADDVLNAQSVVKSVYVDSDIMHYITAIIEYTRNHKEVMLGGSPRASIHLLNASKALAAIYGRDYVIPDDVKESAFHVLNHRILLKPEFLIEVKSFDDPFHYNKLRTIISDAINHVEPPR; the protein is encoded by the coding sequence ATGAGTGATCATAAAATTCCAAAAATCATTTATGAGAGTATGCTACGTGAAGTAACAAAGGTAGTCGTTGGAAAGACCGATATTATTAAGATGCTTACAGTAGCACTCTTTTCAGAAGGCCATGTATTATTGGAAGGTGTTCCGGGTGTAGCGAAGACACTCCTCGCCAAAGCTTTTGCGAAGTCTCTAGGATTGAGTTTTAGAAGGATCCAATTTACACCCGATATGCTCCCATCCGATATTGTAGGAACATTCGTCTTTAATCAAAAGATTCAAGACTTTGTATTTAGAGAAGGCCCGATCTTCGCCAACGTGATTTTAGCGGATGAAATCAATCGAACAGCCCCTAAAACCCAGTCCGCACTTTTAGAAGTGATGCAGGAGAGGCAGGTAACGGTCGAAGGTTTTACCAAAAAGGTAAATAGCCCATTCATCGTAATCGCAACACAAAACCCTGTTGAGCATGAAGGTACGTACCCACTCCCTGAAGCCCAGCTCGATCGATTCATGTTCAGACTGATCATCGATTACCCTACACATGAAGAGAGTGTGAAGATCCTTGAACTCGCATCCTTAAATGTCGACCTTAATTCGATATCGAGTGTAATCACCGCAGATGATGTATTAAATGCACAATCTGTGGTGAAGAGCGTCTATGTAGATTCTGACATTATGCACTATATCACCGCCATTATAGAATACACTCGAAATCATAAAGAAGTGATGTTGGGAGGGAGCCCAAGGGCTTCGATTCATCTTTTAAATGCGAGTAAAGCCTTAGCAGCAATTTACGGGAGAGATTATGTAATACCGGATGATGTTAAAGAATCAGCCTTTCATGTGTTAAACCATCGTATATTGTTAAAGCCCGAATTCTTAATAGAGGTTAAATCTTTCGATGACCCATTCCATTATAATAAGCTTCGCACCATCATCTCTGACGCTATAAATCATGTAGAACCACCGAGGTAA